The following are encoded in a window of Sminthopsis crassicaudata isolate SCR6 chromosome 3, ASM4859323v1, whole genome shotgun sequence genomic DNA:
- the LOC141560044 gene encoding olfactory receptor 2L2-like — MEEWNQTTTGFFLLGLFPQTKTGLLLFLLVVFIFLIAFLGNSTMIFLIWMDRHLHTPMYFLLSQLSLMDLMYICSTVPKMAINFLSGNNSISLVGCAFQSVSFLTMACAEGLLLASMAYDRYVAICRPLHYPILMNKKMCLLMIAGSWVSAAINSIFHTVYALCMPYCKSRVINHFFCDIPAMVPLACIDTWAYEYTVLFSTNLFLLVPFIGIMASYGRVLYAVYHMRSTQGKKKAFTTCSTHLTVVSFYYAPFVYTYLRPPSLRSPEEDKNLAVFYTILTPMLNPIIYSLRNKEVLGALQRVFGKSLSQKE, encoded by the coding sequence ATGGAGGAATGGAATCAAACTACCACTGGTTTCTTCTTACTGGGACTATTTCCCCAAACAAAAACTGGCCTGCTTCTCTTCCTCTTGGTTGTCTTCATCTTCCTAATTGCCTTCTTGGGTAACTCAACCATGATTTTCCTCATCTGGATGGATCGCCATCTCCACACCCCCATGTATTTCCTACTCAGTCAGCTCTCCCTCATGGACCTCATGTACATTTGCAGTACAGTTCCCAAGATGGCCATCAATTTTCTGTCTGGGAACAATTCTATCTCTTTAGTAGGTTGTGCTTTCCAAAGTGTCAGCTTCTTAACAATGGCATGTGCTGAAGGGTTACTCCTGGCATCCATGGCCTATGATCGTTATGTAGCCATTTGCCGTCCCCTCCATTATCCTATTCTCATGAACAAGAAAATGTGTTTGCTGATGATTGCCGGGTCTTGGGTCTCTGCAGCCATCAATTCCATTTTCCATACAGTGTATGCACTCTGTATGCCCTATTGCAAGTCCAGAGTCATTAACCATTTTTTCTGTGATATCCCTGCCATGGTGCCTCTGGCCTGTATAGACACCTGGGCCTATGAGTACACAGTGCTCTTCAGCACCAACTTGTTTCTTTTGGTCCCTTTCATTGGTATCATGGCTTCCTATGGCCGGGTTCTTTATGCTGTTTACCACATGCGCTCAACACAGGGGAAGAAGAAAGCTTTCACGACTTGTTCCACCCACCTGACTGTGGTCAGCTTCTACTACGCCCCATTTGTGTACACATATCTAAGGCCCCCATCTCTGCGCTCCCCAGAAGAGGACAAGAACTTGGCCGTCTTCTATACCATCCTCACCCCTATGCTTAATCCCATCATCTATAGCTTGAGAAATAAGGAGGTGTTGGGGGCTCTCCAGAGAGTCTTTGGGAAATCCTTATCTCAAAAAGAATAG